In a genomic window of Micromonospora cremea:
- a CDS encoding PLP-dependent aminotransferase family protein has translation MTGTTLDDYTDRYARRVRGMTASEIRALFAVASRPEVVSLAGGAPYIAALPLDAVGEMLGRLGSEHGVTTLQYGIGQGTLELRERICEVMALSGIDAGCGASPEDVVVTVGGQQALDLVARLFLDPGDVVLAEGPTYVGALGVFQAAQAQVAHVPMDADGLIPEALETAIADLARAGRRVKFLYTIPTYQNPTGVTLSEERRDRVLDICERAGLLVVEDDPYGQLGFEGEAPAPLRARRRDGVFYLSTFSKTFAPGLRVGWILAPHAVRDKLVIASEAQILCPSGYAQAAVATYLGTMPWRQQLKVYREVYRERRDAMLDALADLMPEGTSWTTPAGGLFVWATLPDGLDSKAMMPRAVAARVAYVPGTGFYADGTGTGTMRLNFSFPPPERIREGVRRLAGVMEQEIAMRRVFGAVGGAAGRRGRAGSDVPGPDLA, from the coding sequence ATGACCGGCACGACGCTCGACGACTACACCGACCGGTACGCCCGGCGGGTACGCGGGATGACCGCCTCCGAGATCCGAGCACTCTTCGCGGTGGCCAGCCGGCCGGAGGTCGTCTCGCTCGCCGGCGGGGCACCGTACATCGCCGCCCTGCCGCTCGACGCGGTCGGCGAGATGCTCGGCCGGCTCGGCTCCGAGCACGGCGTGACCACCCTCCAGTACGGCATTGGTCAGGGCACCCTTGAGCTGCGCGAACGGATCTGCGAGGTGATGGCGCTCTCCGGGATCGACGCCGGCTGCGGCGCCTCCCCGGAGGACGTGGTGGTCACCGTGGGCGGGCAGCAGGCGCTGGACCTGGTGGCCCGACTCTTCCTCGACCCCGGTGACGTCGTGCTCGCCGAGGGCCCGACGTACGTCGGCGCGCTCGGGGTGTTCCAGGCCGCCCAGGCGCAGGTGGCGCACGTACCGATGGACGCCGACGGGCTGATCCCGGAGGCGCTGGAGACGGCCATCGCCGACCTGGCCCGGGCGGGCCGGCGGGTCAAGTTCCTCTACACCATCCCCACCTACCAGAACCCGACCGGCGTGACGCTGAGTGAGGAGCGCCGGGACCGGGTGCTCGACATCTGCGAGCGCGCCGGGCTGCTCGTGGTCGAGGACGACCCGTACGGCCAACTGGGGTTCGAGGGCGAGGCGCCGGCGCCGTTGCGGGCCCGCCGCCGGGACGGGGTCTTCTACCTCAGCACGTTCTCCAAGACCTTCGCGCCCGGGCTGCGGGTCGGCTGGATCCTGGCGCCGCACGCGGTCCGCGACAAGCTGGTCATCGCCAGCGAGGCGCAGATCCTCTGCCCCAGCGGCTACGCCCAGGCCGCGGTCGCCACCTACCTGGGCACCATGCCGTGGCGGCAGCAGCTCAAGGTCTACCGCGAGGTCTACCGGGAGCGTCGGGACGCCATGCTCGACGCGCTGGCCGACCTGATGCCCGAGGGCACCAGCTGGACCACCCCGGCCGGCGGCCTCTTCGTCTGGGCCACCCTGCCCGACGGGCTCGACTCGAAGGCCATGATGCCGCGCGCGGTCGCCGCCCGGGTCGCCTACGTGCCCGGCACCGGCTTCTACGCCGACGGCACCGGCACCGGCACGATGAGGCTGAACTTCAGCTTCCCGCCGCCGGAGCGGATCCGCGAGGGCGTCCGCCGGCTGGCCGGAGTGATGGAGCAGGAGATCGCGATGCGCCGGGTCTTCGGCGCCGTGGGTGGCGCCGCCGGGCGACGCGGCCGGGCCGGCTCCGACGTGCCGGGACCCGACTTGGCATGA
- a CDS encoding protein kinase family protein gives MPSSAGPSIDTITEGGRVTQVGEGQEADESAPPVMTFGAPTAGEILAERYELVEHINNDSAGRLVWRGVDVILRRPVAVVLRYPGGDSATEMLQAAVAASRVIHPNLVGVYDAIDEAERAYVVREWVDGQSLRDLATEGPLDPARATAIGNAVASALAAVHATGMVHGNVHPGTVMISDEGRVVLADARTDGADSQENDIRAVGGVLYFALTGYWPHAEAPLHGATAGHGRAAIPDAVRDASGGIAAPRQVRAGVPAYLDDLTMDLLDAEIAPPSSDVLAAELARLDVPAEEEHYLDNSGPLRFAADTEDEPSPLAAAGGRKVAVGIAGLLAVALVGLLIGISALGGDDEDPQGNAGAAPTASAPAGEATPAAATVRKLTVNGVRIIDPDSTKRNELRDADKIIDGDEDKGWETNTYYRRPNFGNLKKGMGVWLDLGKPHTVKSVQAVLSATGASAQLLAGTVNPPPSSDGDKQLVANYKTAIGQPFEDHDGTTMTFNGFDADKKYQYLLFWITELPPAEGGFKLGVQEITVQGS, from the coding sequence ATGCCCAGCAGTGCGGGTCCATCGATCGACACGATCACCGAGGGAGGACGGGTGACCCAGGTCGGCGAGGGTCAGGAGGCGGACGAGAGCGCTCCGCCGGTCATGACCTTCGGTGCTCCCACGGCCGGTGAAATCCTCGCCGAGCGGTACGAGCTGGTCGAGCACATCAACAACGACAGCGCGGGTCGGCTGGTCTGGCGCGGGGTCGACGTCATCCTGCGCCGCCCCGTCGCGGTGGTGCTGCGCTACCCGGGTGGAGACTCCGCCACCGAGATGCTTCAGGCCGCCGTCGCTGCCAGCCGGGTCATCCACCCCAACCTGGTCGGCGTCTACGACGCGATCGACGAGGCCGAGCGCGCGTACGTGGTGCGCGAGTGGGTGGACGGGCAGTCGCTGCGCGACCTGGCGACCGAGGGCCCGCTGGACCCGGCCCGGGCCACCGCGATCGGCAACGCCGTCGCGAGCGCGCTCGCCGCGGTGCACGCCACCGGGATGGTGCACGGCAACGTGCACCCCGGCACCGTCATGATCAGCGACGAGGGCCGGGTGGTCCTGGCCGACGCGCGCACCGACGGCGCCGACAGCCAGGAGAACGACATCCGGGCGGTCGGCGGGGTCCTCTACTTCGCCCTGACCGGCTACTGGCCGCACGCCGAGGCGCCGCTGCACGGCGCCACCGCCGGTCACGGCCGTGCCGCGATCCCGGACGCGGTCCGCGACGCCAGCGGCGGCATCGCGGCGCCCCGCCAGGTCCGGGCCGGGGTGCCCGCGTACCTGGACGACCTGACCATGGACCTGCTCGACGCGGAGATCGCCCCGCCCTCGTCGGACGTGCTCGCCGCCGAGTTGGCCCGGCTGGACGTGCCGGCCGAGGAGGAGCACTACCTCGACAACAGCGGGCCGTTGCGGTTCGCCGCCGACACCGAGGACGAGCCGTCCCCGCTGGCCGCGGCCGGCGGTCGCAAGGTCGCCGTGGGCATCGCCGGTCTGCTGGCGGTCGCCCTGGTCGGTCTGCTGATCGGGATCAGCGCGCTGGGCGGCGACGACGAGGACCCGCAGGGCAACGCGGGGGCCGCTCCCACCGCCAGCGCCCCGGCCGGCGAGGCCACCCCGGCGGCCGCCACGGTGCGCAAGTTGACCGTGAATGGCGTCCGGATCATCGACCCGGACAGCACGAAGCGCAATGAGCTCCGCGACGCCGACAAGATCATTGACGGCGACGAGGACAAGGGCTGGGAGACGAACACCTACTACCGCCGCCCCAACTTCGGCAACCTGAAGAAGGGCATGGGCGTCTGGCTCGATCTCGGCAAGCCGCACACCGTCAAGTCGGTGCAGGCGGTGCTCTCCGCCACCGGTGCGTCCGCCCAGCTCCTCGCCGGCACTGTCAACCCGCCGCCGAGTTCCGACGGCGACAAGCAGTTGGTCGCGAACTACAAGACCGCCATCGGGCAGCCGTTCGAGGACCACGACGGCACCACCATGACGTTCAACGGCTTCGACGCGGACAAGAAGTACCAGTACCTGCTGTTCTGGATCACCGAACTGCCTCCGGCCGAGGGTGGCTTCAAGCTGGGGGTGCAGGAGATCACGGTCCAGGGGTCGTGA
- the trxB gene encoding thioredoxin-disulfide reductase, translating to MDEVRNLIIIGSGPAGYTAAVYAARANLKPLIIEGVQSGGALMTTTEVENFPGFADGILGPELMDNMRKQAERFGAEFLTDDVTRVELVDTGDAGSGAVNTVWVGETAYRARAVILSTGSAWRPLGVPGEQEYLGHGVSSCATCDGFFFRNQHIVVVGGGDSAMEEASFLTRFADSVTIIHRRDSFRASKIMADRALNNEKIKVEWNSTVEEILGADGKVTGVRVRNVHSGEIKVLDVTGVFVAIGHDPRSELFRDQVELDDEGYVKVQAPSTRTSLPGVFAAGDVVDHTYRQAITAAGTGCAAALDAERFIATLS from the coding sequence GTGGACGAGGTCCGCAACCTGATCATCATCGGCTCCGGGCCGGCCGGTTACACAGCGGCGGTCTACGCCGCACGCGCCAACCTGAAGCCGCTGATCATTGAGGGCGTGCAGTCGGGCGGCGCGCTGATGACCACTACCGAGGTGGAAAACTTCCCCGGCTTCGCCGACGGCATCCTCGGCCCCGAGCTGATGGACAACATGCGCAAGCAGGCCGAGCGGTTCGGCGCCGAGTTCCTCACCGACGACGTGACCCGGGTCGAGCTGGTCGACACCGGCGATGCGGGCTCCGGCGCGGTGAACACCGTCTGGGTCGGCGAAACCGCCTACCGGGCCCGCGCCGTCATCCTCTCCACCGGTTCGGCCTGGCGTCCGCTGGGTGTGCCCGGCGAGCAGGAGTACCTCGGCCACGGCGTCTCCTCGTGCGCCACCTGTGACGGGTTCTTCTTCCGCAACCAGCACATCGTGGTCGTCGGCGGCGGCGACTCGGCGATGGAGGAGGCCAGCTTCCTCACCCGCTTCGCCGACTCGGTCACCATCATCCACCGGCGCGACTCGTTCCGGGCCAGCAAGATCATGGCTGACCGGGCGCTGAACAACGAGAAGATCAAGGTCGAGTGGAACAGCACCGTCGAGGAGATCCTGGGCGCCGACGGCAAGGTCACCGGCGTACGGGTCCGCAACGTGCACAGCGGCGAGATCAAGGTGCTGGACGTGACCGGCGTCTTCGTGGCCATCGGTCACGACCCCCGCAGTGAACTCTTCCGCGACCAGGTCGAGCTGGACGACGAGGGCTACGTGAAGGTCCAGGCCCCCAGCACCCGGACCAGCCTGCCCGGCGTCTTCGCCGCCGGCGACGTGGTCGACCACACCTACCGTCAGGCGATCACCGCCGCCGGCACCGGCTGTGCGGCCGCGCTCGACGCCGAGCGGTTCATCGCGACGCTCAGCTGA
- the trxA gene encoding thioredoxin, which translates to MGKTKAVTDASFVADVLQADKPVLVDFWAEWCGPCRKVSPLLEEIAGEMGDQVTIVKLNIDENPETARAYRVMSVPTLTVFKNGQPVQSIAGAKPKGELVRLIESAL; encoded by the coding sequence GTGGGAAAGACCAAGGCGGTCACCGACGCGAGCTTCGTAGCTGACGTGCTGCAGGCCGACAAGCCGGTTCTGGTGGACTTCTGGGCCGAGTGGTGCGGGCCCTGCCGCAAGGTGTCGCCGCTGCTCGAGGAGATCGCCGGCGAAATGGGTGACCAGGTCACCATCGTCAAGCTCAACATCGACGAGAACCCGGAGACCGCCCGGGCCTACCGGGTGATGTCCGTGCCGACGCTGACCGTCTTCAAGAACGGCCAGCCGGTGCAGTCGATCGCTGGCGCCAAGCCGAAGGGTGAGCTGGTCCGGCTCATCGAATCGGCGCTCTGA
- a CDS encoding ParB/RepB/Spo0J family partition protein, protein MKNRPRGGLGRGLGALIPTGPVPGAAGTLTAEPENGHVEDESVAAVSTAPAGPPAREPEPTLSPVPGARFAEIPVDAIVPNPKQPRQVFDEEALEELKTSIQEVGFLQPIVVRQLDDEKYELVMGERRWRAAQAVGRESIPAIVRDTRDDAMLRDALLENIHRANLNPLEEAAAYQQLLEEFGATHEELARRIGRSRPQISNTIRLLNLPAQVQRRVAAGILSAGHARALLSLDESEAQEQLALRIVAEGLSVRATEEIVALTLNDGPAKGQAAKRRPKPHAPALTDLADRLSDRFDTRVKVDIGRSKGKITIEFATVDDLERIVGIIGVQQEEAGD, encoded by the coding sequence GTGCCGGGTGCTGCCGGCACCCTGACGGCCGAGCCGGAGAACGGGCACGTGGAGGATGAGTCGGTCGCAGCCGTGTCGACGGCGCCCGCCGGTCCGCCGGCCCGCGAGCCGGAGCCCACGCTCAGCCCGGTGCCGGGAGCCCGATTCGCCGAGATCCCGGTCGACGCGATCGTGCCGAACCCGAAGCAGCCCCGCCAGGTCTTCGACGAGGAGGCGCTCGAGGAGCTGAAGACCTCCATCCAGGAGGTCGGCTTCCTCCAGCCCATCGTCGTCCGGCAGCTCGACGACGAGAAGTACGAGCTGGTGATGGGCGAGCGGCGGTGGCGGGCCGCCCAGGCGGTAGGGCGGGAGAGCATCCCGGCGATCGTCCGGGACACCCGCGACGACGCCATGCTCCGGGACGCGCTACTGGAGAACATCCACCGGGCCAACCTGAACCCGCTGGAAGAGGCCGCCGCGTACCAGCAGTTGCTCGAAGAGTTCGGTGCCACCCACGAGGAGTTGGCTCGCCGGATCGGCCGGAGCCGGCCGCAGATCTCCAACACCATCCGGCTGCTGAACCTGCCGGCCCAGGTGCAGCGCCGAGTGGCCGCGGGCATCCTGTCCGCTGGCCACGCCCGTGCCCTGCTGAGCCTCGACGAGTCGGAGGCGCAGGAACAGTTGGCGCTGCGGATCGTGGCCGAGGGACTGTCGGTCCGGGCGACCGAGGAGATCGTGGCCCTGACGCTGAACGACGGGCCGGCGAAGGGCCAGGCCGCGAAGCGGCGACCGAAGCCGCACGCGCCCGCCCTGACCGACCTCGCCGACCGGTTGTCGGATCGGTTCGACACCCGGGTGAAGGTGGACATCGGCCGGAGCAAGGGCAAGATCACCATCGAGTTCGCGACGGTGGACGACCTGGAGCGGATCGTCGGCATCATCGGAGTGCAACAGGAGGAGGCCGGGGACTGA
- a CDS encoding N-acetylmuramoyl-L-alanine amidase — MRPIRPGDRGPAVTEIRTILTGLELLASAAAGPLLDEFDLDTERAVRAFQQSRGLSVDGRVGTETWGALDAARWRLGARTLYHAVPEPLTGEDVRSLQERLLEMGYDVGRADAIYGIRTSRAVAQFQREVGLTPDGACGPHTMNALRRIGRKVVGGRPQWLRESDAIRQSGPALVGKTVVIDPGHGGTDPGVVVPDGSLRWTEADLMHDLASRLEGRLAASGVRVQLTRGPAPDSCLPDTDRALLANSLGADVFISLHLDGHANPDAEGVATYHYGTNNGVTSATGERLAGLVQREIVARTGLRDCRTHAKAWDLLRLTRMPAVRVEVGYLTSPTDRTRLIDPRFRDRVVEAIVAAVQRMYFPIERDVPTGSIDVSELRAVVAAGTVID; from the coding sequence GTGCGTCCGATCCGACCCGGTGACCGGGGACCCGCGGTCACGGAGATCCGTACCATCCTCACCGGCCTCGAGCTGCTCGCCTCCGCCGCCGCCGGCCCGCTTCTGGACGAGTTCGACCTCGACACCGAGCGAGCGGTCCGCGCGTTCCAGCAGTCCCGCGGGCTCAGCGTGGACGGCCGGGTCGGAACGGAGACCTGGGGCGCCCTGGACGCCGCCCGGTGGCGGCTCGGCGCCCGCACCCTCTACCACGCGGTACCCGAACCGCTCACCGGCGAGGACGTCCGGTCGCTCCAGGAGCGACTGCTGGAGATGGGGTACGACGTGGGCCGGGCGGACGCCATCTACGGCATCCGGACCTCCCGGGCGGTGGCCCAGTTCCAGCGCGAGGTCGGGCTCACCCCCGACGGCGCCTGCGGACCGCACACCATGAACGCGCTGCGCCGGATCGGCCGCAAGGTGGTCGGTGGCCGCCCGCAGTGGCTACGCGAGTCCGACGCGATCCGGCAGTCCGGGCCGGCGCTGGTCGGTAAGACGGTGGTCATCGACCCGGGCCACGGTGGCACCGACCCGGGGGTGGTGGTGCCGGACGGGTCGCTGCGCTGGACCGAGGCGGACCTGATGCACGACCTCGCCAGCCGGTTGGAGGGGCGGCTCGCCGCGTCCGGGGTGCGGGTGCAGCTCACCCGGGGTCCGGCGCCAGACAGTTGCCTGCCGGACACCGACCGCGCGCTGCTGGCCAACTCACTCGGCGCCGACGTGTTCATCTCGCTGCATTTGGACGGGCACGCCAACCCGGACGCGGAGGGTGTGGCGACCTACCACTACGGCACCAACAACGGGGTTACCTCGGCGACCGGTGAGCGGCTGGCCGGGCTGGTACAGCGGGAGATCGTCGCGCGCACCGGGCTGCGGGACTGCCGTACCCACGCGAAGGCGTGGGACCTGCTGCGGCTGACCCGGATGCCGGCGGTCCGGGTGGAGGTTGGCTACCTCACCTCGCCGACGGACCGCACCCGGCTGATCGACCCCCGTTTCCGGGACCGGGTGGTGGAGGCGATCGTGGCCGCGGTGCAACGGATGTACTTCCCGATCGAGCGTGACGTACCGACCGGCTCGATCGACGTCAGCGAACTGCGGGCGGTGGTGGCCGCCGGAACGGTAATCGACTGA
- a CDS encoding D-alanine--D-alanine ligase family protein, translating to MATTAAERLHVTNSAVAADLHVLVLAGGLSYERDVSLRSGRRVLDALRAVGVEAELRDADVALLPSLAVDPPDAVVIALHGATGEDGSLRGVLDLCGIPYVGCDARASRLAWDKPSAKAVLREAGIPTPDWVALPHDRFSELGAVAVLDRIVDRLGLPLMVKPAQGGSGLGAAVVRDAASLPAAMVGCFAYDSTALVERYVPGMDVAVSVVDLGDGPQALPPVEIVPRNGVYDYAARYTAGRTTWHAPARLEPEVATTVADVALAAHTALGLRDLSRVDVIVDAAGHAHVLEVNVSPGMTETSLLPLAVQAAGLDFGRLLGSLVTRAAARRTTS from the coding sequence ATGGCTACGACCGCTGCCGAGCGCCTCCACGTGACCAATTCCGCCGTCGCGGCCGACCTGCACGTGCTGGTACTCGCCGGCGGGCTCTCCTACGAGCGGGACGTCTCGCTGCGCTCCGGTCGCCGGGTGCTCGACGCGCTGCGCGCCGTCGGCGTCGAGGCCGAGCTGCGGGACGCCGACGTGGCCCTGCTGCCGTCGCTAGCCGTCGACCCGCCGGACGCCGTGGTGATCGCACTGCACGGCGCCACCGGCGAGGACGGCTCGCTGCGCGGAGTGCTGGACCTGTGCGGCATCCCGTACGTCGGCTGCGACGCCCGTGCCTCACGACTCGCCTGGGACAAGCCCTCGGCCAAAGCGGTGCTCCGCGAGGCCGGCATCCCGACCCCGGACTGGGTGGCTCTGCCCCACGACCGCTTCTCCGAGCTGGGTGCGGTGGCCGTGCTCGACCGGATCGTCGACCGGCTGGGCCTGCCCCTGATGGTCAAGCCGGCGCAGGGCGGGTCGGGGCTGGGTGCCGCCGTGGTCCGTGACGCCGCGTCGCTGCCGGCCGCGATGGTCGGTTGCTTCGCGTACGACTCCACGGCCCTCGTGGAGCGGTACGTGCCGGGCATGGACGTGGCGGTCTCCGTGGTCGACCTGGGCGACGGACCGCAGGCGCTGCCGCCGGTGGAGATCGTGCCGCGTAACGGCGTCTACGACTACGCCGCCCGTTACACCGCCGGGCGTACCACGTGGCACGCCCCGGCCCGGCTGGAGCCGGAGGTGGCCACCACGGTGGCCGACGTGGCCCTCGCCGCGCACACCGCGCTCGGCCTGCGAGACCTCTCCCGGGTCGACGTGATCGTCGACGCCGCCGGTCACGCGCATGTGCTGGAGGTCAACGTCTCGCCCGGCATGACGGAGACGTCGCTGCTCCCGCTCGCCGTGCAGGCGGCCGGCCTGGACTTCGGTCGCCTCCTCGGCTCCCTGGTCACCCGGGCCGCCGCCCGCCGCACCACCTCCTGA
- the sigM gene encoding RNA polymerase sigma factor SigM: protein MDGRDAATDLELLRAHVTGDRDAFAELFHRHRDRLWAVALRTLGDREEAADALQDALLSAHRAAGRFRGDSAVTTWLHRIVVNACLDRIRRRQAHPTVPLPDGNRAGDGPGTRGVEPAAPAQDHDTALVVREALAALPIEQRAALVLVDVQGYPVAEVARILGVAEGTVKSRCARGRARLAVLLGHLRPSAGTATPAARPEPSGPVADVPGVTPGNPRPAEGVGSGSGRYRRDANQEDT from the coding sequence ATGGACGGGCGCGACGCCGCAACGGACCTGGAGTTGCTGCGCGCCCACGTCACCGGAGACCGGGACGCCTTCGCCGAACTGTTCCACCGGCACCGCGACCGGCTCTGGGCGGTGGCCCTGCGGACGCTCGGCGACCGGGAAGAAGCCGCCGACGCCCTCCAGGACGCGCTGTTGTCCGCGCACCGGGCGGCCGGCCGGTTCCGCGGCGACTCCGCTGTCACCACCTGGCTGCACCGCATCGTGGTGAACGCCTGCCTGGACCGGATCCGACGCCGGCAGGCGCACCCCACCGTTCCGCTCCCCGACGGCAACCGCGCCGGGGACGGGCCGGGCACCAGAGGGGTGGAGCCGGCGGCACCGGCGCAGGACCATGACACCGCGCTGGTGGTCCGCGAGGCGCTCGCCGCGCTGCCCATCGAGCAACGCGCCGCCCTGGTGCTGGTGGACGTGCAGGGCTATCCGGTCGCCGAGGTGGCGCGCATCCTCGGTGTCGCCGAGGGGACGGTGAAGAGCCGGTGCGCCCGGGGCCGGGCCCGGCTGGCGGTGCTCCTCGGGCACCTCCGCCCCTCAGCCGGCACGGCGACACCCGCAGCCCGCCCGGAGCCATCAGGACCGGTCGCGGACGTGCCCGGCGTCACGCCGGGGAACCCCCGCCCGGCGGAGGGCGTCGGATCGGGGTCGGGCCGGTACCGGCGGGACGCCAATCAGGAGGACACGTGA
- a CDS encoding GNAT family N-acetyltransferase, protein MSRRLVSLTLDTLEDLPRPCRQCVYWELDPVSADRACAAGDPGLEKEAWVSQTLLEWGSCGKLAYVDGMPAGFVMYAPPAYVPRSMAFPTSPVSADAALLMTANVVAAFAGGGLGRMLVQGVARDLTKRGIKAIEAFGDAKFGDADDPAGGCVAPADFFLSVGFKTVRPHPRFPRLRLELRTALSWKSDVEYALEKLLGSMSPETLLRPVRPAPATRSTGG, encoded by the coding sequence ATGTCGCGACGTCTGGTCAGCCTGACCCTCGACACGTTGGAAGACCTTCCTCGCCCGTGTCGACAGTGCGTCTACTGGGAGTTGGACCCGGTCTCCGCCGACCGGGCCTGCGCCGCTGGCGATCCGGGCCTGGAGAAGGAGGCGTGGGTCTCCCAGACGCTGCTGGAGTGGGGCTCGTGCGGCAAGCTCGCGTACGTCGACGGCATGCCGGCGGGCTTCGTGATGTACGCCCCGCCCGCCTACGTCCCCCGCTCGATGGCCTTCCCCACCTCGCCGGTATCCGCCGACGCGGCGCTGTTGATGACCGCCAACGTGGTGGCCGCGTTCGCAGGTGGCGGGTTGGGCCGGATGCTGGTGCAGGGTGTCGCCCGGGACCTGACCAAGCGGGGGATCAAGGCGATCGAGGCGTTCGGGGACGCCAAGTTCGGCGACGCGGACGATCCCGCGGGCGGCTGCGTGGCGCCGGCCGATTTCTTCCTCTCCGTCGGGTTCAAGACGGTACGTCCGCATCCGCGGTTTCCCCGGCTCCGGCTGGAGCTGCGCACCGCGCTGAGCTGGAAGTCCGACGTCGAGTACGCGCTGGAGAAGTTGCTCGGCTCGATGAGCCCGGAGACCCTGCTCCGTCCGGTCCGCCCCGCCCCGGCCACCCGCTCCACCGGCGGCTGA